The window ACCCGCACCACGTCGGCCACGGGCGCCCCCGCGAAGAGTCCCGCCGTCGGCGGGCGCTACCCCCAGGCTCTGCTGCACCAGATCGTGGCACCGTCGCTGTGCCTCCCCGAGGCCGCCGCGGCGTCGGTGTTCGCCGCCGCCCGGCAGCGGGGGCCGATCGCCCGCGACGTGATCGCGCAGGTCACCGGCCTGTCCATCGCCACCGTGAACCGGCAGGTCACCGCGCTCCTCGACGCCGGACTGCTCCGCGAACGGGCGGACCTCGCGGTGTCGGGTGCCATCGGCCGGCCCCGCGTTCCGGTCGAGGTCAACCATGAACCCTTCCTGACGCTCGGCATCCACATCGGCGCCCGCACCACCAGCATCGTCGCCGCCGACCTGTTCGGCCGCACCCTCGACGTCGTCGAGACGCCCACCCCCCGCGTCGCGCAGGCGGTCGCGCTGACCGCCATCGCGGGCAGCGCGAGCCGGTATCTGAGCCGCTGGCACCGCAGGCGTCCGCTGTGGGTCGGCGTGGCCACCGGCGGCGTCGTCGACAGCGCCACCGGCTACCTGGACCATCCGCGGCTGGGCTGGGCGGACGCTCCGGTCGGGCCGGTGCTCGCCGAAACCCTGGGCCTGCCGGTGTCGGTGGCGTCGCACGTCGACGCGATGGCCGGTGCCGAACTGTTGCTCGGTACGCGCCGCCGGCCCGGCAAGGCGGCCACCAGCCTCTATGTCTACGCCCGCGAGACCGTCGGCTACGCGCTGTCGATCGGCGGACGCGTGCACTCCCCGACGAGCGGACCCGGCACCATCGCGTCGCTGCCGGTGCGCTCCGAACTCTTGGGCGGCACAGGGCAATTGGAGTCCACCGTCAGCGACGAGGCGGTGCTGACCGCGGCACGCAGGGCAGGCATCGTGCCCGCCGAGGGCCCGGCCTCGACGCTGACCGCGGTGCTTCGCGCCGCCAGGAAGGGCAACGAGCACGCCGTCGCGCTCATCGCCGAACGCGCGCGGGTGCTCGGTGAGGCGGTCGCACTGCTGCGCGACATGCTCAACCCCGACGACCTCGTGGTCGGCGGCCAGGCCTTCACGGAGTACCCCGAGGGCATGAGCATCGTCGAGGAGGCGTTCAACGAGCGGTCGGCGCTCGGGCACCGCGACATCCGTCTGACCGCCTTCGGCAACCGGGTGCAGGAGGCCGGCGCCGGCATCGTATCCCTCGGCGGGCTCTACGCCGATCCGATCGCCGCGATGCGCCGGGCGCTGGCCCGAAACGAACGCCTCGGTTCGGCCTCTCCGGCGGCGGTGTAGACATGACGGTGTGCGCCTAGCAACCGATCCGGCCGGTTCGTCCTCCGGACTTCCTCAGCCACGGCGGGTCGCGGTGCTGTCCGTGCACACGTCCCCGTTGGCGCAGCCCGGAACCGGTGACGCCGGAGGCATGAACGTCTACGTGCTGCAAACCTCTCTGGAGCTGGCGCGCCGCGGCGTCGAGGTCGAGATCTTCACCAGGGCCACCTCGTCGGCGGATCAGCCGATCGTCTCGGTGGCGCCGGGAGTGGTGGTGCGCAACGTCGTTGCAGGCCCCTTCGAGGGACTCGACAAGAACGACCTGCCCACGCAGCTGTGTGCGTTCACCGCCGGCGTGCTGCGCGCCGAGGCCACCCACGAACCCGGCTATTACGACATCCTGCATTCGCACTACTGGCTGTCCGGTCAGGTCGGCTGGCTGGCCGCCGACCGGTGGGCGGTGCCGCTGGTGCACACCGCGCACACGCTGGCCGCGGTGAAAAATGCGTCGCTGGCGGCCGGGGACACCCCGGAACCGCCGATGCGCGCGATCGGTGAGCAGCAGGTCGTCGACGAGGCCGACCGCCTGATCGTCAACACCGAACACGAGGCGCAGCAACTGGTTTCGCTGCATCACGCCGACCCCGGCCGCATCGACGTCGTGCACCCCGGCGTCGACCTGGCGACGTTCACCCCCGGCGACCGTGCCGCGGCGCGCGCCGCCCTCGGCCTGGATCCGGCAGCCAGGATCGTCGCGTTCGTCGGACGCATCCAGCCGCTGAAGGCGCCCGACGTGCTGCTGCGCGCCGCGGCGCTGCTGCCCGACGTGCACGTGGTGATCGCGGGCGGGCCGTCCGGGTCCGGTATGGCGACTCCCGACAACCTTGTTCACCTCGCCGGCGAACTGGGTATCGCCGAGCGTGTGACGTTCCTGCCGCCGCAATCGCGTGATCACCTCGTCCGGGTGTACCGGGCCGCTGACATCGTCGCGGTGCCCAGCCACAACGAATCGTTCGGTCTGGTCGCCGTCGAGGCGCAGGCCTGTGGCACCCCGGTGGTCGCGGCCGCGGTCGGCGGGCTTCCCGTCGCGGTGCGCGACGGTGTCAGCGGAGCGCTGGTGCACAGCCACGAACCCGACGCGTGGGCCACGACGCTGGGTGAGGTGTTTGCCGCCGATCCGTCGACGTTCGGGCGGGCCGCCGTCGACCACGCGGCGACGTTCTCCTGGGCGCACACCGTGGATGCGTTGCTGACGGGGTACGGCCGCGCCATCGCCGACCACCGCGCCGACAACACGCTCCAGGTCGCGGCGCGACGCAGCGGACGCCGGTTCTCGATGCGGCGGGGAGTGCGGGCATGAGCACCACCGACGACGTCTCCGACCTGATCGAGCGAACGCTCAAGGACAACGACCTGGAGTATGTCCGCCACGAGGGCGCGGCCGGCGGCCTGCCCGGTCTGGTGGTCGCGCTGCCGGGGGAGCGGCGGCTCAAGACCAACACGATCCTGTCCGTCGGCGAGCATTCGGTGCGCGTCGAGGCGTTCGTGTGCCGCAGGCCCGACGAGAACCACGAGGGCGTCTACCGGTTTCTGCTCAAACGCAATCGCCGGCTCTACGGCGTCGCCTACACGCTCGACAACGTCGGCGACATCTATCTCGTCGGGCGGATGGCACTGGCCTCGGTGACCCCCGACGAGGTGGACCGGGTGCTCGGGCAGGTGCTCGAAGCCGTCGACGCGGACTTCAACACCCTGCTGGAGCTGGGTTTCCGGACCTCGATCCAGAAGGAATGGGAGTGGCGGGTGTCGCGCGGGGAGTCGCTGAAGAACCTGCGCGCGTTCGAGCATCTGATCTCCGACGACTGAACCGGGCCGTGAGAGGATCTGGCCATGGCTGATACCGCGACGGCTGATACCGCGACGCTGATCCTGCTCCGCCACGGTGAGAGCGAATGGAACGCCCTGAACCTGTTCACCGGCTGGGTCGACGTCGACCTCACGGACAAGGGCAGGGCCGAGGCGACCCGGGCGGGCGAGTTGATCGGCGAACAGGACAAGCTTCCCGACGTGCTGTACACCTCGCTGCTGCGGCGCGCGATCACGACCGCGAACATCGCGCTCGACAAGGCCGACCGGCACTGGATCCCCGTGCACCGCGACTGGCGGCTCAACGAACGCCACTACGGCGCGCTGCAGGGACTGAACAAGGCCGAGACGAAGGCCAAGTACGGCGACGAGCAGTTCATGGCGTGGCGTCGCAGCTACGACACCCCGCCCCCGCAGATCGAGGCAGGCAGCGAGTTCAGCCAGGACCGCGACCCGCGCTACGCCGACATCGACGGTGGCGCTCCGCTGACCGAATGCCTCAAGGACGTCGTGGAGCGGTTCGTGCCGTACTTCACCGAGGTGATCGTTCCCGACCTGAAAGCCGGGAAGACCGTGCTGATCGCCGCGCACGGCAATTCGCTGCGCGCGCTGGTCAAGTACCTCGACGGGATGTCCGACGACGACGTCGTGGGCCTCAACATCCCGACGGGCATTCCGCTGCGCTACGACCTGGACGAGAACCTGAAGCCCCTCGTGGCCGGTGGCAGCTACCTCGACCCCGATGCCGCGGCCGCCGGTGCGGCCGCGGTGGCCGCGCAGGGAGCCAAGTAGTCCGGTCTCGGTCGCCGCCGCGAACGGAAGGTGAACAACCGGGGACTGTGGACGAAACTTCCGTCTTTGAGTCTGTGACTTGTCCCGGTTTGGCCGCACGCTGCTGGGATGACGTTCACCGAATGCGTACGCTTTGCGCGTGAGTGTCGTATCGGCGCTGCTGCTCGCGGCGATCGTCGCACTGCTCGCGCTGGCGATCGGTGTCGCGATCGGCGTACGGGCGGTGCCCCGGCTTCGGGAGCGCCGCCAGCGGCGCTCGGCTGAGCAGTCGGGCATCACCGTGTCGCAGATGCTCGAACGCATCGTGTCGTTCTCCCCGATCGGGATCGCGGTCGTCGACAACTTCCGCGACGTGGTCTACAAGAACGACCGGGCCCAGGAACTCGGCCTGCTCGGCGACCGTCTGCTCGACGACCGGGCCTGGGTCGCGGCGCAGCGCACGCTGACCACCGGCGAACCGCACGGATTCGATCTGTCACCGCGCAAGGGCAGCAGGACGGGCCGTTCGGGGCTCTCGGTGCGAGGCTACTGCCGGTTGCTGGCCGAGGAGGACCGCCGGTTCGCCGTCGTCTACGTCGACGACCAGTCCGAGCACGCGCGGATGGAGGCCACGCGCCGCGACTTCGTCGCCAACGTCAGCCACGAACTCAAGACCCCGGTCGGGGCACTCGGTGTGCTCGCTGAGGCGGTGCTGGCCTCGGTCGAGGATCCCGACACCGTCCGGCACTTCGCCGAGAAGATGGTGACCGAAGCCGACCGGTTGGCGAACATGGTCGGCGAGCTGATCGAACTGTCGCGACTGCAGGGCGGTGAACCCCTGCCCGATCTGGAGGCCGTCGACGTCGATGTCGTTGTCTCCGAGGCACTGTCGAGGCACAAGGTGGCTGCCGACAACGCCGACATCGCGATCACCACCGACGCGCCGACGGGCTTTCAGGTGCTGGGCGACCAGACGTTGCTGGTGGCGGCGGTCGCGAACCTGGTCTCCAACGCCATCGCTTACTCGCCCAACGGATCTGCCGTCTCCATCAGCCGTCGCAGAAACGGCGACAATATCGAGATCGCGGTCACCGACCGTGGTATCGGCATCGCGCCCGCCGATCAGGAGCGGGTGTTCGAACGGTTCTTCCGTGTCGACAAGGCACGGTCCCGGGCCACCGGTGGCACCGGGCTCGGGCTGGCGATCGTCAAGCACGTCGCCGCCAACCACAACGGCTCCATCCGGTTGTGGAGTCAACCCGGCACCGGGTCGACGTTCACGTTGTCCATACCCGCGGCACCCCCCGGGGAGCAGCGCAGCGGCGATGCCGCCGGCGGTGCCGCCGATCTCGCCCAACGAGAGGATTGATTCATCGATGACCAGCGTGCTGATCGTGGAGGACGAGGAGTCCTTGGCCGATCCTCTGGCGTTCCTGCTCCGTAAAGAGGGGTTCGAGACCACGGTGGTGACCGACGGGCCTTCTGCGCTGGCCGAATTCGAACGCGCCGGCGCCGACATCGTGTTGCTCGACCTGATGCTGCCGGGCATGAGCGGCACCGATGTCTGCAAGCAGCTGAGGTCACGGTCCAGCGTGCCGGTGATCATGGTGACCGCCCGCGACAGCGAGATCGACAAGGTGGTGGGACTGGAGCTCGGGGCCGACGACTACGTCACCAAGCCGTACTCGGCACGTGAGCTGATCGCCCGGATCCGTGCCGTGCTGCGCCGCGGCGCCGACGCCGACGACCTCGGCGTCGCCGACGGTGTCCTGGAGGCCGGCCCGGTGCGGATGGATGTCGAGCGCCATGTGGTGAGTGTGAACGGTGCTCCGATCACGTTGCCGCTCAAGGAGTTCGATCTGCTCGAGTACCTGATGCGCAACAGCGGCCGGGTGCTCACCCGCGGCCAGTTGATCGACCGTGTCTGGGGGGCCGACTACGTCGGTGACACCAAGACGCTCGACGTGCACGTCAAGCGATTGCGCAGCAAGATCGAATCCGACCCGGCCAACCCGGTGCACCTGGTCACCGTGCGCGGGCTGGGCTACAAGCTGGAGGGCTGAGCCCCCCGCTTTGGCTCCCGACGGGCGATTTCGGTGTAGTTGGTCAACGTCAGCGTGACAAACTACACCGAAATCGCGGGGTCAGCCGGTGGTGCCGCCGAGAATCTCGAGCACCTCGAAGGTGTTGACACCGGCGATGATCGACGGATCGGCCTCGGCGATGGCGAGGGCCTCGGCGCGATCGGCGACCCGCAGCACGCCCAGGCCCCACACGCCTTCGGGATCGGCGACCGGGCCGTAGACGACGACGCGGCCGGCGGCCAGCAACTCCTGCCAGTACGTCATGTGCAGGTGCATCGTGTGCTCTTCGATGTCGGTCATGGTCTGGGCGAAATCCGCTCGCGGCGGGATGAGCCGGAACAGGAAGAGCTGCGAGCGCTCTGTGCTCATTCGGCGGCCCGGGTCGCCGGATGTATCGCGATGAGACCTAATCCACTGCGCCGCTTGCACATTGCCGCGAGCTCGGCGTAGGCCTTCTCGCCGAGCAGCTCGGTCAGCTCGGGGGCGTAGGACTGCCACACCGGCTTGGCGCCGACGTGGGCGGCGGGATCGCCGGTGCAGTACCAGTGCAGGTCGGCTCCGCCCTCACCCCAGCCGCGACGGTCGTACTCGGTGATCGTGGTCTTGAGGATCTCGGTGTCGTCGGGCCGGGTGATCCACTCCTGCGTGCGCCGGATCGGCAGCTGCCAGCACACTTCCGGCTTGAGGGTCAGCGGTTCGACGCCGATCTCGAGCGCCTTGCTGTGCAGCGCGCAGCCGATCCCCTTGGGCCAGCCGGGACGGTTCAGAAAGATGCAGGCGCCCTTGTACTTTCGGGTGCGCCAATTGGGCTTACCGTCATACTCGTCCATCTCCAGGTAGCCCTTCTTGCCGAGCCCCTTGTCGCGGTACTGCCAGTCCTCGGCGGTGAGCAGCGTGACGGCGTCGTCGAGCTGTGCCCGGTCGTCGTCGTCGGAGAGAAACGCGCCGTGGGAACAACATCCGTCGTCGGGCCGGTCCACGACGGTGCCCTTGCAGGCCGGGGTGCCGAACACGCAGGTCCAGCGGGACAGCAGCCACGTCATATCGGCGGCGATCAGATGTTCGGGATTGTCCGGGTCGTAGAACTCCACCCATTCGCGGGCGAAATCCAATTCGACCTCACCAGGATGCGATGCCGATGCGCTCACGATCTTCAACGGTAGACCCATTAGCCCGGATTTTGCGTGGTAATTGGTGTGGGTTCGGTGTGATGCCGAGTTGTGTTGTTGGGTAGTGGTTTTCGTGTGGTGGCGTAGAGGTGCTGTCCCGTGTCGCCGGGTGGGGCGGGCTTTCCTGGGGCCTGTGGGTCCTTCATCGTTGATGGGTCCGATGGGGTGGGGTGTTATCCGAAGGCGGTGCGGACGCGGTGCCAGGCGGCGGCGATCGCCGCCGCCCAGCGCCAGGTGGCATCGATGCGTAGCCGCAGTTGGCGGGCGCCGCGGGTGATACGGGCGGCCACGTGCAGGACCCGGTAGCGGAACGTGGTGATCTCGACGCGGGCCAGAGCGCGATCGCTGGCGAACCCGATGAGGCGGGTCCAGGTGACCAGGTCAGCGGCGGCCAGGACGATTTCGAGCCAGGCAGCATTGGCCCAGAAGGAGTGGCAGGGCAGGTTACGCAGCCCGGTGGCTTTGAGTTCGCGGATACGGTCCTCGACGCGGGCGTGCTGGCGGTGCCGTAGTTCCAGACCGGCGACCTGACCGGGTACGACACCCGGTGGTGTGTCGGTGATGAACGCGGTGACCCGCATGCCGTCGGCGTCGGTGAACCGCAACTGCGCGCCGGGGTGGGGGCGTTCTTTACGCAGGATCAGCCGGGTCCCTTCGGGCCAGGAGGCCAGGTTGACCAGGTCGGTGGCTTCAGCGACCCACGCGCCGTCGCGGATCCCGCCGTCGGTGTCGATCGCTGGATACCAGCAATCGCCGAGGTTGAGGGTGTCCACGGCGTCCTGGACGCGGGTATCGACGGGGTACCCGAAGGAGAACCCGGCCCCGGCGGCCCGGCACGCTGCGGCGAATTTGTGGGTGGATCCGGCGGTATCGCAGCGCACCAACACCTTCGGGGCCTCGGGGTTGTCGGGATCGTCGGGGTTGGGCCGCCACGCCGCTGGCAGCGATGCCAAAGCCTGGTGCAGGACGATGATGTGGTCGGAGGCGGTGTTGGAGCCGGCGTTACCGTTGCGCAGCAACCCGGCCAGGGCTTCGCCGCCGGCGATGTCGGGGCGGTCCAGAAACGCCAGCAGCGGGTGCAGCCCGAACGTTTTCTTCCAGGTCGGCGCAGCCCCGGCCTTGTTGTCGGAGTGATCGATCACCAGCGTGGCATCGATGTCGATATGCAGCCAGCCGCCGGTGGTGGGGGCGGCTCCGACAGCCCAGGCCGCTGCCCGCGCCGCGGCTCGGGCTGCGCGCACCCCGGGTAGATGCGCGGCATCGATCCGCTCATCGATCAGCCGCCACATGGTGGTCGTTGAGGCCTTGGCCCCCAGGACGTGCTCCCGGTCACCGCACAGCTGACCGACCGCGTCGATGCAGTCCG is drawn from Mycolicibacterium gilvum and contains these coding sequences:
- a CDS encoding ROK family transcriptional regulator, with amino-acid sequence MSTTTLAPRTRTTSATGAPAKSPAVGGRYPQALLHQIVAPSLCLPEAAAASVFAAARQRGPIARDVIAQVTGLSIATVNRQVTALLDAGLLRERADLAVSGAIGRPRVPVEVNHEPFLTLGIHIGARTTSIVAADLFGRTLDVVETPTPRVAQAVALTAIAGSASRYLSRWHRRRPLWVGVATGGVVDSATGYLDHPRLGWADAPVGPVLAETLGLPVSVASHVDAMAGAELLLGTRRRPGKAATSLYVYARETVGYALSIGGRVHSPTSGPGTIASLPVRSELLGGTGQLESTVSDEAVLTAARRAGIVPAEGPASTLTAVLRAARKGNEHAVALIAERARVLGEAVALLRDMLNPDDLVVGGQAFTEYPEGMSIVEEAFNERSALGHRDIRLTAFGNRVQEAGAGIVSLGGLYADPIAAMRRALARNERLGSASPAAV
- the mshA gene encoding D-inositol-3-phosphate glycosyltransferase, producing MRLATDPAGSSSGLPQPRRVAVLSVHTSPLAQPGTGDAGGMNVYVLQTSLELARRGVEVEIFTRATSSADQPIVSVAPGVVVRNVVAGPFEGLDKNDLPTQLCAFTAGVLRAEATHEPGYYDILHSHYWLSGQVGWLAADRWAVPLVHTAHTLAAVKNASLAAGDTPEPPMRAIGEQQVVDEADRLIVNTEHEAQQLVSLHHADPGRIDVVHPGVDLATFTPGDRAAARAALGLDPAARIVAFVGRIQPLKAPDVLLRAAALLPDVHVVIAGGPSGSGMATPDNLVHLAGELGIAERVTFLPPQSRDHLVRVYRAADIVAVPSHNESFGLVAVEAQACGTPVVAAAVGGLPVAVRDGVSGALVHSHEPDAWATTLGEVFAADPSTFGRAAVDHAATFSWAHTVDALLTGYGRAIADHRADNTLQVAARRSGRRFSMRRGVRA
- a CDS encoding YbjN domain-containing protein is translated as MSTTDDVSDLIERTLKDNDLEYVRHEGAAGGLPGLVVALPGERRLKTNTILSVGEHSVRVEAFVCRRPDENHEGVYRFLLKRNRRLYGVAYTLDNVGDIYLVGRMALASVTPDEVDRVLGQVLEAVDADFNTLLELGFRTSIQKEWEWRVSRGESLKNLRAFEHLISDD
- a CDS encoding phosphoglyceromutase; protein product: MADTATADTATLILLRHGESEWNALNLFTGWVDVDLTDKGRAEATRAGELIGEQDKLPDVLYTSLLRRAITTANIALDKADRHWIPVHRDWRLNERHYGALQGLNKAETKAKYGDEQFMAWRRSYDTPPPQIEAGSEFSQDRDPRYADIDGGAPLTECLKDVVERFVPYFTEVIVPDLKAGKTVLIAAHGNSLRALVKYLDGMSDDDVVGLNIPTGIPLRYDLDENLKPLVAGGSYLDPDAAAAGAAAVAAQGAK
- a CDS encoding sensor histidine kinase, with the translated sequence MSVVSALLLAAIVALLALAIGVAIGVRAVPRLRERRQRRSAEQSGITVSQMLERIVSFSPIGIAVVDNFRDVVYKNDRAQELGLLGDRLLDDRAWVAAQRTLTTGEPHGFDLSPRKGSRTGRSGLSVRGYCRLLAEEDRRFAVVYVDDQSEHARMEATRRDFVANVSHELKTPVGALGVLAEAVLASVEDPDTVRHFAEKMVTEADRLANMVGELIELSRLQGGEPLPDLEAVDVDVVVSEALSRHKVAADNADIAITTDAPTGFQVLGDQTLLVAAVANLVSNAIAYSPNGSAVSISRRRNGDNIEIAVTDRGIGIAPADQERVFERFFRVDKARSRATGGTGLGLAIVKHVAANHNGSIRLWSQPGTGSTFTLSIPAAPPGEQRSGDAAGGAADLAQRED
- the regX gene encoding two-component sensory transduction protein RegX yields the protein MTSVLIVEDEESLADPLAFLLRKEGFETTVVTDGPSALAEFERAGADIVLLDLMLPGMSGTDVCKQLRSRSSVPVIMVTARDSEIDKVVGLELGADDYVTKPYSARELIARIRAVLRRGADADDLGVADGVLEAGPVRMDVERHVVSVNGAPITLPLKEFDLLEYLMRNSGRVLTRGQLIDRVWGADYVGDTKTLDVHVKRLRSKIESDPANPVHLVTVRGLGYKLEG
- a CDS encoding YciI family protein, which produces MSTERSQLFLFRLIPPRADFAQTMTDIEEHTMHLHMTYWQELLAAGRVVVYGPVADPEGVWGLGVLRVADRAEALAIAEADPSIIAGVNTFEVLEILGGTTG
- a CDS encoding IS1380 family transposase; translation: MKNIAAASPVKVSADGHGVVSHAGMGMLRELADRTGLSAQVTAALADTYRGPWVYAPGEVFADLAAAVADGADCIDAVGQLCGDREHVLGAKASTTTMWRLIDERIDAAHLPGVRAARAAARAAAWAVGAAPTTGGWLHIDIDATLVIDHSDNKAGAAPTWKKTFGLHPLLAFLDRPDIAGGEALAGLLRNGNAGSNTASDHIIVLHQALASLPAAWRPNPDDPDNPEAPKVLVRCDTAGSTHKFAAACRAAGAGFSFGYPVDTRVQDAVDTLNLGDCWYPAIDTDGGIRDGAWVAEATDLVNLASWPEGTRLILRKERPHPGAQLRFTDADGMRVTAFITDTPPGVVPGQVAGLELRHRQHARVEDRIRELKATGLRNLPCHSFWANAAWLEIVLAAADLVTWTRLIGFASDRALARVEITTFRYRVLHVAARITRGARQLRLRIDATWRWAAAIAAAWHRVRTAFG